A portion of the Musa acuminata AAA Group cultivar baxijiao chromosome BXJ1-1, Cavendish_Baxijiao_AAA, whole genome shotgun sequence genome contains these proteins:
- the LOC135634109 gene encoding zinc finger CCCH domain-containing protein 32-like isoform X2 produces MESDGGRESIRPATAEEEAAKGSTDCVYFLASPLTCKKGSECEYRHSEGARINPRDCWYWLNGNCLNPKCSFRHPPLDSWFAKPMPTSGPLQPPPTAVSTQIPDARAPPNNASKKSAPCYYFQRGQCLKGERCPYTHGTYAVSSYASQKVAKASTCLVEPPQIIKEDTQQNITMQQNVTEFSVDKQKMAIEMPVEMPPKAKLVTKAEKPDGDSSENKLFLPYSLDDGLPKLPQNYVAISSGYSLSKPWSHQMEPSDGQTENNKDTDEFLREYSPGFDVLVEDDIKDPDYFHNEDNFRMASNHGGQNLEAEDDYDYHHYNYQSMTNFERDQCNGIEKYDSYKQTGGTYSWDPKVSDRILDKPSSLKRRVLDKETKLDQMDDLDLRHRLHKQRCHGSRSMDSRDDRGEHYRRDDHCAERGYGHHSRDQRQFPLENSIGTRLQGRITFPGRLEKERSRRPRGRQSPTERMNHQKTHPERIRQQFSEDFSKGTSIRNKPTRRDDMNSLDFASPKSLAELKGAKINGNSNEQSIRSSSPNTKMNRMLSEKVEVLQESENSLSFEGPKPLSVILKRKRESAYTNSGISLSQYENNQGGGESATRDYVPAAVTILQSVPSSEAGKEATFMNGNHEVDKLRAVDEEGLILKDDEKTNDAPSSTIADAVEIGDGMDLENVEDEELENSYEAGKFKAEDAEKTCQVDDDELDDEDDFARKVSVMLS; encoded by the exons ATGGAATCTGACGGCGGGCGTGAATCGATCAGGCCGGCTACGGCGGAGGAAGAGGCCGCGAAAGGAAGCACCGACTGCGTCTATTTCTTGGCGTCACCATTGACCTGCAAGAAG GGGAGTGAATGTGAGTATCGTCATAGTGAGGGTGCCAGAATTAACCCCAGGGATTGCTGGTATTGGTTAAATGGTAACTGCCTCAATCCCAAATGTTCATTCCGCCATCCG CCACTTGATTCCTGGTTCGCGAAACCGATGCCTACCTCAGGACCTCTTCAACCTCCTCCAACTGCAGTGTCAACACAAATCCCAGATGCACGTGCTCCACCTAATAATGCCAGTAAGAAGAGTGCTCCCTGCTACTATTTTCAACGGGGGCAGTGTTTGAAAGGTGAAAGGTGTCCCTACACGCATGGGACATATGCAGTTAGCAGTTATGCTTCACAGAAGGTTGCAAAGGCTTCTACTTGTCTTGTTGAACCACCACAAATCATTAAGGAGGATACACAGCAGAACATCACCATGCAACAGAATGTCACTGAATTCAGTGTTGATAAACAAAAGATGGCCATTGAGATGCCAGTTGAAATGCCACCTAAAGCAAAACTTGTCACCAAAGCTGAGAAACCTGATGGTGATTCAtcagaaaataaattatttttacctTACTCATTGGATGATGGGCTTCCTAAATTGCCACAGAATTATGTTGCCATTAGCAGTGGCTATTCTCTAAGCAAACCGTGGAGTCATCAGATGGAGCCttcagatgggcaaactgagaacAATAAGGATACTGATGAGTTCTTGCGTGAATACTCCCCTGGTTTTGATGTCCTAGTCGAAGATGACATCAAAGACCCTGATTACTTTCACAATGAAGATAACTTTAGAATGGCATCTAATCATGGAGGACAGAACCTGGAAGCTGAAGATGACTATGACTACCACCATTACAATTACCAATCTATGACCAACTTTGAAAGGGATCAATGCAATGGCATAGAAAAATATGACAGCTACAAACAAACAGGTGGTACATATAGCTGGGATCCAAAAGTTTCTGACAGAATTTTGGACAAACCATCATCACTCAAAAGAAGAGTGCTTGACAAAGAGACAAAACTGGATCAGATGGATGACTTAGATTTGCGCCATCGGCTACATAAACAAAGGTGTCATGGTTCAAGGTCCATGGATAGCCGTGATGATCGTGGTGAGCACTACCGTAGGGATGATCACTGTGCTGAGAGAGGTTATGGTCATCATTCCCGAGATCAAAGGCAATTTCCTCTGGAGAATTCCATAGGCACTCGTCTACAAGGTAGAATAACATTTCCTGGGCGATTGGAGAAAGAGAGGAGCAGGAGACCTCGTGGCAGACAGTCACCAACAGAGCGAATGAACCATCAGAAAACACATCCTGAAAGAATAAGGCAGCAATTTAGTGAGGATTTCAGCAAAGGTACAAGTATTAGAAACAAACCAACTAGAAGAGATGACATGAACTCTCTAGATTTTGCTAGTCCAAAATCTCTGGCAGAGTTGAAAGGTGCAAAGATTAATGGGAACTCGAATGAACAGTCAATCAGAAGTAGCAGTCCTAATACCAAGATGAATAGAATGCTGTCTGAAAAAGTGGAGGTGCTTCAGGAATCAGAAAATTCTCTATCATTTGAAGGTCCAAAGCCATTGAGTGTCATCTTGAAGAGAAAAAGAGAGTCGGCATACACAAACAGTGGAATTTCTCTGAGTCAATATGAAAACAATCAAGGTGGTGGGGAATCTGCTACCAGGGATTATGTGCCTGCAGCAGTAACAATTTTGCAATCTGTTCCTTCATCAGAAGCTGGAAAGGAAGCAACTTTTATGAATGGCAACCATGAAGTAGATAAGCTTAGAGCAGTTGATGAGGAGGGTTTGATCCTTAAAGATGATGAGAAAACCAATGATGCTCCATCTTCAACCATAGCTGATGCTGTTGAAATTGGAGATGGTATGGATTTGGAAAATGTGGAAGATGAAGAACTGGAAAATAGTTATGAAGCAGGGAAGTTTAAAGCAGAAGATGCTGAGAAAACCTGTCAGGTTGATGATGATGAGCTTGACGATGAGGATGACTTTGCTAGAAAGGTCAGTGTCATGTTATCCTGA
- the LOC135634109 gene encoding zinc finger CCCH domain-containing protein 32-like isoform X1 — protein sequence MESDGGRESIRPATAEEEAAKGSTDCVYFLASPLTCKKFSIIQGSECEYRHSEGARINPRDCWYWLNGNCLNPKCSFRHPPLDSWFAKPMPTSGPLQPPPTAVSTQIPDARAPPNNASKKSAPCYYFQRGQCLKGERCPYTHGTYAVSSYASQKVAKASTCLVEPPQIIKEDTQQNITMQQNVTEFSVDKQKMAIEMPVEMPPKAKLVTKAEKPDGDSSENKLFLPYSLDDGLPKLPQNYVAISSGYSLSKPWSHQMEPSDGQTENNKDTDEFLREYSPGFDVLVEDDIKDPDYFHNEDNFRMASNHGGQNLEAEDDYDYHHYNYQSMTNFERDQCNGIEKYDSYKQTGGTYSWDPKVSDRILDKPSSLKRRVLDKETKLDQMDDLDLRHRLHKQRCHGSRSMDSRDDRGEHYRRDDHCAERGYGHHSRDQRQFPLENSIGTRLQGRITFPGRLEKERSRRPRGRQSPTERMNHQKTHPERIRQQFSEDFSKGTSIRNKPTRRDDMNSLDFASPKSLAELKGAKINGNSNEQSIRSSSPNTKMNRMLSEKVEVLQESENSLSFEGPKPLSVILKRKRESAYTNSGISLSQYENNQGGGESATRDYVPAAVTILQSVPSSEAGKEATFMNGNHEVDKLRAVDEEGLILKDDEKTNDAPSSTIADAVEIGDGMDLENVEDEELENSYEAGKFKAEDAEKTCQVDDDELDDEDDFARKVSVMLS from the exons ATGGAATCTGACGGCGGGCGTGAATCGATCAGGCCGGCTACGGCGGAGGAAGAGGCCGCGAAAGGAAGCACCGACTGCGTCTATTTCTTGGCGTCACCATTGACCTGCAAGAAG TTTTCCATCATTCAGGGGAGTGAATGTGAGTATCGTCATAGTGAGGGTGCCAGAATTAACCCCAGGGATTGCTGGTATTGGTTAAATGGTAACTGCCTCAATCCCAAATGTTCATTCCGCCATCCG CCACTTGATTCCTGGTTCGCGAAACCGATGCCTACCTCAGGACCTCTTCAACCTCCTCCAACTGCAGTGTCAACACAAATCCCAGATGCACGTGCTCCACCTAATAATGCCAGTAAGAAGAGTGCTCCCTGCTACTATTTTCAACGGGGGCAGTGTTTGAAAGGTGAAAGGTGTCCCTACACGCATGGGACATATGCAGTTAGCAGTTATGCTTCACAGAAGGTTGCAAAGGCTTCTACTTGTCTTGTTGAACCACCACAAATCATTAAGGAGGATACACAGCAGAACATCACCATGCAACAGAATGTCACTGAATTCAGTGTTGATAAACAAAAGATGGCCATTGAGATGCCAGTTGAAATGCCACCTAAAGCAAAACTTGTCACCAAAGCTGAGAAACCTGATGGTGATTCAtcagaaaataaattatttttacctTACTCATTGGATGATGGGCTTCCTAAATTGCCACAGAATTATGTTGCCATTAGCAGTGGCTATTCTCTAAGCAAACCGTGGAGTCATCAGATGGAGCCttcagatgggcaaactgagaacAATAAGGATACTGATGAGTTCTTGCGTGAATACTCCCCTGGTTTTGATGTCCTAGTCGAAGATGACATCAAAGACCCTGATTACTTTCACAATGAAGATAACTTTAGAATGGCATCTAATCATGGAGGACAGAACCTGGAAGCTGAAGATGACTATGACTACCACCATTACAATTACCAATCTATGACCAACTTTGAAAGGGATCAATGCAATGGCATAGAAAAATATGACAGCTACAAACAAACAGGTGGTACATATAGCTGGGATCCAAAAGTTTCTGACAGAATTTTGGACAAACCATCATCACTCAAAAGAAGAGTGCTTGACAAAGAGACAAAACTGGATCAGATGGATGACTTAGATTTGCGCCATCGGCTACATAAACAAAGGTGTCATGGTTCAAGGTCCATGGATAGCCGTGATGATCGTGGTGAGCACTACCGTAGGGATGATCACTGTGCTGAGAGAGGTTATGGTCATCATTCCCGAGATCAAAGGCAATTTCCTCTGGAGAATTCCATAGGCACTCGTCTACAAGGTAGAATAACATTTCCTGGGCGATTGGAGAAAGAGAGGAGCAGGAGACCTCGTGGCAGACAGTCACCAACAGAGCGAATGAACCATCAGAAAACACATCCTGAAAGAATAAGGCAGCAATTTAGTGAGGATTTCAGCAAAGGTACAAGTATTAGAAACAAACCAACTAGAAGAGATGACATGAACTCTCTAGATTTTGCTAGTCCAAAATCTCTGGCAGAGTTGAAAGGTGCAAAGATTAATGGGAACTCGAATGAACAGTCAATCAGAAGTAGCAGTCCTAATACCAAGATGAATAGAATGCTGTCTGAAAAAGTGGAGGTGCTTCAGGAATCAGAAAATTCTCTATCATTTGAAGGTCCAAAGCCATTGAGTGTCATCTTGAAGAGAAAAAGAGAGTCGGCATACACAAACAGTGGAATTTCTCTGAGTCAATATGAAAACAATCAAGGTGGTGGGGAATCTGCTACCAGGGATTATGTGCCTGCAGCAGTAACAATTTTGCAATCTGTTCCTTCATCAGAAGCTGGAAAGGAAGCAACTTTTATGAATGGCAACCATGAAGTAGATAAGCTTAGAGCAGTTGATGAGGAGGGTTTGATCCTTAAAGATGATGAGAAAACCAATGATGCTCCATCTTCAACCATAGCTGATGCTGTTGAAATTGGAGATGGTATGGATTTGGAAAATGTGGAAGATGAAGAACTGGAAAATAGTTATGAAGCAGGGAAGTTTAAAGCAGAAGATGCTGAGAAAACCTGTCAGGTTGATGATGATGAGCTTGACGATGAGGATGACTTTGCTAGAAAGGTCAGTGTCATGTTATCCTGA